One window of Chamaesiphon minutus PCC 6605 genomic DNA carries:
- a CDS encoding DUF4278 domain-containing protein: MNLTYRGNNYNSNSAKLKSLFSAQNQIKSVHKLMYRGNTYQFGSNTSAVKSIGYKLTYQGNTYYVN; encoded by the coding sequence ATGAATCTCACCTATCGTGGCAATAACTATAATTCCAATTCAGCCAAACTAAAATCTCTTTTTTCAGCTCAAAATCAAATCAAATCAGTTCATAAGTTGATGTACAGAGGTAACACTTATCAGTTCGGCTCAAACACCTCTGCTGTTAAATCGATCGGTTATAAGTTGACTTATCAGGGTAATACCTATTATGTCAATTAG